GGCGTAGCCCCTTGGTGCGTCCCACCACACGATGGTTTCTCGTACCTTCCCCATCGCGGGCCCAAAGTCGCAGATACGAACCGCACCGACCGAGCACGCCCCATTCGAGTCCGGGCCCTCATGCCGAACCGTGCGCACCATCGGAAGCACGGCCCGAATCCCCTCGTCGTGGGACACCTTGTCAAAGACCACGCTCGGCGGAGCGTCGAACTCAAACGAGCCGGCGATCTGGAGAGGCGCCTGGGTGAAGGCCGTAGAGATCGGCGGTTCCCGACGCAACGAAGTCGTTGTCGCGAGAGTCATGGGTTGGCTCCTGGGCGGTCTGTCCGGCCGCGGTGGAGGGCAGTTCCTACGAGGTTCTGATCGAGATAGTCCGCGACACTGAGCTGTGGAGGCAGGCCGAGCTCACGCACCACGGGCGCCGAATCCCAAGCCGGCTGGTATGACGCGACGAACTGCGTTAACGCCAAGATGTTGGATGCCGCGGCCGAGAAGGGGCGTAGCGCGAGGCGGTTCATCCCCAGGAGCCAAGGCCACATCGGGAGGCACCGAACCCGACGCCCGAAGCGTTGCTCATGCATCTGCGCCACTTCTCCCCAGGTCACCCAGGCCGGCCCTCCCGCTTCGATGACCCGATGAGGCGTGTCCGGCAGATCGACCGCCGCCGCCTGCATGAGCGCCACATCTCGCGTGCTGATCATGGGCGATCCATGCGAGGCACCTCCCGGAGCAAGCAAGATGCCCCGCTTCGCGACGAGGTCGCCCACGATGCCGATGTACCGCTGCATGAAACCGTACCGCCTCCCGACCGTGCGGTGCGGATCGGTTCCCGCGGCCTGGATGCAGCCGGTCATCACCAACCACACGTCCATAAAGGCCGGGTTCCGAACGGCGATCGTCGGAATCGGTGACCGCGCCAAGCGTTCTTCGATGACCAAGCTGGCCTTCAACTGCGGGACTCGATCGAGGAACTTCCTCGGTGGTTTCGGCACCGAAGCGAACACGAAGCGCTCGATCTCTTCCCGCTCACACGCCTCAAGCAGCGCTTCGTATCCGGAGGAAGCGAAGCGTCTGACCTTGTCTTTACGCGACGTGGGAATGATCGCGTTCGCGGTTGAGACGACCGCGCCGACACCGCGCACCGCGTGGCGTAAAGACTCGGGGTTGTTCAAATCGCCGACGACGTACTCCACACACTCAGGGGCTCCGTGGACGGTCCTCCCGCTCTTGCGTACAAGAGCGCGGACCGGGCGCCCGTCGCCGGCCAGCTTCGTGACGATTTGGGAGCCGACCTGGCCCGTGGCTCCCACGACGAGAATCGGCTTCTCAGGCATGCTGCGCCTCCTGACTGTCCCGGAAGTGATCGACGACCTGATCGAGGAAGGCGGGCAGCGTCGTGGGGGCGGCACCCGCGACATCGCGCACCACCGTGGTCGCGCGGTCGAACTGGCCCTCACGGATGTCCGCCGCGAGCGCCGGGGCGTGGCTCCGGAACTGGGGGTTGTTGTACGCCTCGGGCCACTGCCCGATCGCCTGCAGCCACTCGTCGTCCGTGATCTCTCGGTACCCGATGTCTCGGCCGATCGCGGCCCCAATCAGGCTGGCCACCTCGGCCATGGAGTAAACCTCCGGTCCCGTGACGACGTAACGCTGCCCCAGGTGCTGCTCGGGGTCCTCCGCGGCGAGGATTGCGGCTGCGACGCGGGCGATGTCTGCCGCCGCCACCGGCGCGTGGCGCCCCGCGCCCCACGGCAGAGAGATGTCCTTACCGGCCGCCACCGAAGGTGCAGCGATCAGCAAGAGGTTCTCCATGAACAGGCCCGGGTAGAGATGGGCGGTGGGGATTCCGGCCCACCCCATCCCTTGCTCGGAAAGCCAGTGCTGGTGCGTTGCAGCGCTCGCGTGTCCGCGCGAAGTAATGATCTGAGAAAGATTGACCAGAAGCTCGACCTCGGCCTCTTTCGCGCACGCCACGAGGTTCATGCCGGCCTCGAGGAGCCCCGGAGTGAAGGGATAAGCGAAGTAGACGCGTCTCACTCCCTCGAAAGCGGCCTGAAGGCTGTGGATATCGAGCATGTCGCCGATCGCGATCTCCGCACCGGCTTCTCGAAGACGCTCTGACTCTGGCGAGCGTTTGCGCGTGAAGGCGCGAACGGGCAGACCCCGTTCCAATAAGTTCAAAGTGAGATGCCCACCGGTCTTTCCGGTGGCGCCCGTGACGAGGATGGTTTCGTACATTGGGACCTCTTGGGGTGAATTGATTTAGAGAATGCGTATTCTCTTTTGGGGTAAAAAAATCACGGCAAAGCCTTCACCGCGTTTGCGGCGAACGCCTCCACCATGGACGTGTTGGCTTGAGCGCGAGCTAAGACGAATAAGCCATGCAGAACACCGGTGCAGTAATTACCGAGTTCTCGGCTGCGTTTCTTCGAAAGCCCCACGCGCTCGTAGGCGCTCGCGAACTCGGCCGCCATGCCTTCCATGTGATCGCGAATTGCCTTCTGAACGCTCGCGGTGCAGTTCGCTTGATCCATGGCCGCGTTGGCCAAGAAGCAGCCACGCCGTTTCGTCGGACGGCCGGCCATCTTTGCCACGCCCAGCACAACCTCGCGGATATCTGCGGCGGACACATCATCGGCTCGAAGGCCGGATAGAAGTTGCGCCACGAACGTTTCGCGATAACGACGGATGGCCACGAGAAACAGCGACTTCTTGTCACCGAACTCGGAGTAGAGCCCATTGCGGCTTGCGCCACTGGCGGAGACGAGATCTTCGTAGCTGGTCGCGGCGAAGCCACGCTCCCAGAACACCTTGAGGGCGCGATCCAAGACTTGCTCTCTATCGACGGTACGGGGCATGGCAGCTTTTTGGAGAATATATGTTCTCTAAAGTTACCCCGTGATTTACAGGAAGTCAATTCGACAGAAGCGCAAAGACGATAAATCGTGGGAGCTTACGTGCGAGATCGAATCACATCGCCAACTGCTCGCCAACCCAGAAGGCATTTTGTTCGACCCGACGAGGGAGGAGACCCCGTTATCGATCGATTTCGTCGCGGATGATTCGGCCGGGGTGTGGGGGAGGTTACTACTGAAGTTTGAGGTGTTGCTAAGGGGGTGTTCACGGCGGGGTCGTCGGCTGAGAGGCCGTGGGGGAGGCCAGAATCAACGCTGGGGAAGCGTTGCGGCGGGCCGAGTAACGCAGCTTTGAATTCATCAATGAACCTGACACCGCTGCTCGAAGCTTCGACGTCACAACGGCGGGCCCGTTGGAGCAAACGCCATTTGGGGCGAATTCTCTACGCGAAGGGATCGAATCGATCGGCGAGGCTTTATGACGCTTCAGATTCGATCTGCCCGTGAAGAAACCGCTGACCGGCGCTACTTAAGGGTTCTTCAACAACCTCTTCGGAGTGGCTGGTGGTGTCCGGTTCACGTTTGGGCGTCCTCAGGAAGGAAGCGCGATCGGTGACCGGGAAGCGTTATGCGGTCGAGGAAATCAACAACAAGCTGTGTGAAACTAAAATTAGGCCGCAAGAGTTTTGCGGCACGTGCCGCATTTTCGCCGCACACCCCCTGCAGCGTTCGGCAACCGTTGCAATGGACGCTGCGCAGAAAACACTGCATTTTTTGCGACTCGAGTTTGGTCGTTTATTTGGCGTCGCTTTGCATGCAGCCGGTCGCCGGTTCGATCCCGGCCGTCTCCATTGAATCAGGTGATGCAAGATGCCGTGCTTCCGGTTGTGGTTTCGGGCGTCTGCCGGCACGAGATCGCGTCGCGTGTCGCTTTGGCGTAAGTCGCCCCGGGGCGTCTACGCACGCCTACGCCGAGTCTGAGTGACGGCCCCTTCGGCCTTGTCCGGACTCACGGATCGCGCTTATCGCTTGGGAACCGTTGGTTCTGTCGAGTCCTATCGATTTCCGTGGCCTTCGATCCAGCCCAAGTTGATGATCGATCGGCCGCGCGTAGCTTTGCGTCCGCAAGGGCGGGGGCCTGACTCAGTACGGCCAGATCGGAGCACGGTTCTCCGCGACCCGAACCAGCCGCGTCGCCAAACCGTGCCGGTGCGCGAGCAGCGCGTCGGCATGCTCGGGTCGGCCCGAGACGTCGCGATACTCGCTAAACGCAGCGCTGAGGTCGAACAACATTTCCCGGCCGTCGTCGTGCAGCAGGTACCGGTGCGTGTCCGTCCGCCAAGCCCGCCAACCGAAGCCCGGCATCGCGTCTTCCATGAGGGCGCCGGGCTTGCCCGCGAACGCCTCGCCGCGCAATGCCGGCCCAAGCGAGTCGCCGTCCATGAACACCGGCTGCGGAATGCCGGCCAGTTCCAGGAGCGTGGGCGTCAGATCCACCGCTTCGACGATCGCGTCGCACGTCCCCGGCCGCACGCCCGGGCCCGCCACGATCAGCGGCACTCGCGCTACGCACTCCGGCCCGGGGTAGAACTTGCCCCAGCGTGCGTGCTCGCCCAGGAATTCGCCGTGGTCCGACGTGAACGCGACGACCGTGTCGTCGGCCAGCCCCGTCGCGTCGAGCTTGGCGATGATCTGGCCGACCCAGTGATCGACTTCGGAGGTCATGGCGTAGTAGCCGTGCATCGCCTGGCGGATCGTGTCGTCGTCGAAGCCGTCGGCGACGCGTTTTTCCTGGAATTCTTCGGGGAATTCGGGCAGCGTGAAGCTTGCGGGGTCGTAGAGGTCCAGGAACTTCTGCGGGGCGACCAGCGGCGAATGGGGGCTGTAAAAACTCGCGACACAGAAGAAGTTGTCGCGGGACGCGGCGTGGCGATCCAGCAGTTCGATCGTGCGTCGGCCGACGAAGGCGGAATAGGTCGCGTCGTCGGGGCCGCCGAAGGCCGTGGTGACCCAGGTGCGATCGGGGTGGTCGTCGGGGTGTTTGACGCCGTCGTCGAAGCCGGTCGCGTCGCGGTAGGTCTTGGCCATCGGCGGGAAGGCGTGAGCGGAACTGGCGTCGAGGTGCTCGGGGAAGTGCCGCCGAACGAACGCGCGGTAGGCGTCTTCGTAAGGCCCGGGTTCGTCGGAGAGCTCGAGGTGGTCGAAGCCGTACGTCGGGTGCGGGTCGCGGTGGTCGCGGTTGGCGTGGGGCAGGAAGTGGAGCTTGCCGAGGTTCGCGGTGCGGTAGCCGGCGCGGCGCATTAGGTGTTGCACGCAGACCACGTCCTCCGGCACGGGCACGCCCATCCGCAGGATGCCCAGGTTCGACGGGTATCGTCCCGACAGCATCGAGACCCGCGAAGGCATGCACACGGGGTTCTGCACGAAGTGTCGGTCGAAGCGGACGCCGCGCCGCGCGAGCGCGTCGAGGTGCGGCGTCTGCACGTCGGGGTTTCCGGCGCAGCCCAGCGCGTCGAAGCGCCACTGGTCGGTGTAAATCAGCAGGACGTTGGGGCGGGGCGACGGAGGCATCGCCCCATGCTAAACCGAGCTCAGAAGCGCGAAACGAAACCGGCGGCGTTCGCGGCGGGCCCGCTTCAGCGGGCACGCAAAGGTTCGCGCCGCCGCGCGAGCAAGCCCAGCCCCACGAGCCCCAGCGCCGCGGTCGGCTCGGGGACGGCGGAGCCGGTGAAGTCCGGCGCGGCGGTCGCGCCCCAGTTGTTCAGCACCGCGTTGAGGTCGGCCTGGTTGACGACGCCGTCGCCGGTGAGGTCGCCGCTCGCCCAGGTGTTACCGGTGCTGCCCCAGTTGTTGAGCACGGAGTTGAGATCGCCCTGCTCGACCTGGCCCGAGAGGTTGGCGTCGCCGCGGATCGCCCGGGTGATCCGCACGGCCGTTGGGGTATAGGTGACGGCCAGCGATTCTTGCGGGTTGATCTCGACGCCCCGGACTTGGTCGAACGTGCCCACCAGTTCGGCGGCTTCGATCAGGGTCGTGGCCTGATAGGGCAGCAGCGCGAAGTTGGTGGCGTCGGTGTCGAGGTCGAGCACCCCGTCCAGGTCGGC
This sequence is a window from Planctomycetota bacterium. Protein-coding genes within it:
- a CDS encoding TetR/AcrR family transcriptional regulator gives rise to the protein MDRALKVFWERGFAATSYEDLVSASGASRNGLYSEFGDKKSLFLVAIRRYRETFVAQLLSGLRADDVSAADIREVVLGVAKMAGRPTKRRGCFLANAAMDQANCTASVQKAIRDHMEGMAAEFASAYERVGLSKKRSRELGNYCTGVLHGLFVLARAQANTSMVEAFAANAVKALP
- a CDS encoding NmrA family NAD(P)-binding protein; amino-acid sequence: MYETILVTGATGKTGGHLTLNLLERGLPVRAFTRKRSPESERLREAGAEIAIGDMLDIHSLQAAFEGVRRVYFAYPFTPGLLEAGMNLVACAKEAEVELLVNLSQIITSRGHASAATHQHWLSEQGMGWAGIPTAHLYPGLFMENLLLIAAPSVAAGKDISLPWGAGRHAPVAAADIARVAAAILAAEDPEQHLGQRYVVTGPEVYSMAEVASLIGAAIGRDIGYREITDDEWLQAIGQWPEAYNNPQFRSHAPALAADIREGQFDRATTVVRDVAGAAPTTLPAFLDQVVDHFRDSQEAQHA
- a CDS encoding NAD(P)H-binding protein, which translates into the protein MSRVPPPRRCPPSSIRSSITSGTVRRRSMPEKPILVVGATGQVGSQIVTKLAGDGRPVRALVRKSGRTVHGAPECVEYVVGDLNNPESLRHAVRGVGAVVSTANAIIPTSRKDKVRRFASSGYEALLEACEREEIERFVFASVPKPPRKFLDRVPQLKASLVIEERLARSPIPTIAVRNPAFMDVWLVMTGCIQAAGTDPHRTVGRRYGFMQRYIGIVGDLVAKRGILLAPGGASHGSPMISTRDVALMQAAAVDLPDTPHRVIEAGGPAWVTWGEVAQMHEQRFGRRVRCLPMWPWLLGMNRLALRPFSAAASNILALTQFVASYQPAWDSAPVVRELGLPPQLSVADYLDQNLVGTALHRGRTDRPGANP
- a CDS encoding SRPBCC family protein — encoded protein: MTLATTTSLRREPPISTAFTQAPLQIAGSFEFDAPPSVVFDKVSHDEGIRAVLPMVRTVRHEGPDSNGACSVGAVRICDFGPAMGKVRETIVWWDAPRGYAFQAEATRLPIRDHLAYFLLELTARGGTRLTIEHYFRRRRLPHALLVREMMASMITKAMAKLAQDVGGRSGRMTVCDRRSKSKVSRPTEDTPVHAGVRHDQP
- a CDS encoding sulfatase-like hydrolase/transferase, with the translated sequence MPPSPRPNVLLIYTDQWRFDALGCAGNPDVQTPHLDALARRGVRFDRHFVQNPVCMPSRVSMLSGRYPSNLGILRMGVPVPEDVVCVQHLMRRAGYRTANLGKLHFLPHANRDHRDPHPTYGFDHLELSDEPGPYEDAYRAFVRRHFPEHLDASSAHAFPPMAKTYRDATGFDDGVKHPDDHPDRTWVTTAFGGPDDATYSAFVGRRTIELLDRHAASRDNFFCVASFYSPHSPLVAPQKFLDLYDPASFTLPEFPEEFQEKRVADGFDDDTIRQAMHGYYAMTSEVDHWVGQIIAKLDATGLADDTVVAFTSDHGEFLGEHARWGKFYPGPECVARVPLIVAGPGVRPGTCDAIVEAVDLTPTLLELAGIPQPVFMDGDSLGPALRGEAFAGKPGALMEDAMPGFGWRAWRTDTHRYLLHDDGREMLFDLSAAFSEYRDVSGRPEHADALLAHRHGLATRLVRVAENRAPIWPY